In Sphingomonas crocodyli, one genomic interval encodes:
- a CDS encoding alpha/beta hydrolase, whose translation MRKKGLSTAPDPAVTTRDLPYGADPMQYARIYRPAAAPADASLPIVIYYHGGGWVIADVNTYDATPRLLAKQLNAIVVSVEYRHAPEAKFPAQHDDAAAAYRWVVQSAPTWNADARRIALAGESAGGNLAVATAIHARDNSLPKPLHVLAVYPIADSRMDLPSRKDSTGARPLNGAMLKWFGYYYAKTSADMQDPRINLVQANLKGLPPVTIVNAKIDPLRSDGETLTTALKQAGVRVEQRSFDGVTHEFFGMGTVVRGAYDAQAWAVSRLKSALSN comes from the coding sequence ATGCGCAAAAAGGGTCTGTCGACCGCTCCCGATCCTGCGGTCACGACCAGGGATCTGCCCTACGGCGCTGACCCGATGCAATATGCGCGGATCTATCGCCCGGCGGCCGCCCCTGCCGACGCAAGTCTCCCGATCGTGATCTATTATCATGGCGGCGGATGGGTGATCGCCGACGTCAACACCTATGACGCGACCCCGCGCCTGCTCGCAAAGCAGCTCAACGCGATCGTCGTCTCGGTGGAATATCGCCATGCGCCCGAAGCCAAATTCCCCGCGCAGCATGACGATGCTGCTGCGGCTTATCGCTGGGTCGTGCAGAGCGCGCCCACTTGGAATGCCGATGCGCGCAGGATCGCGTTAGCCGGCGAAAGCGCGGGCGGTAACCTTGCGGTCGCGACCGCGATCCATGCTCGGGACAATAGCCTGCCCAAGCCGCTGCACGTCCTGGCGGTCTATCCGATCGCCGACAGTCGGATGGACTTGCCGTCGCGCAAGGATTCGACTGGCGCCAGGCCTCTCAACGGCGCGATGTTGAAGTGGTTCGGCTATTATTACGCGAAGACATCTGCCGACATGCAGGACCCGCGCATCAACCTGGTTCAGGCCAATCTGAAGGGCCTGCCGCCGGTTACGATCGTCAACGCCAAGATAGATCCGCTGCGCTCGGACGGCGAAACGCTGACGACGGCGCTTAAACAGGCGGGTGTGCGCGTCGAGCAGAGAAGCTTCGATGGTGTCACCCACGAATTCTTCGGCATGGGGACCGTTGTGCGCGGTGCCTATGACGCGCAAGCCTGGGCGGTGTCGCGTCTCAAGTCCGCTCTGTCCAACTGA
- a CDS encoding HD domain-containing protein, which yields MNDILDKTQRLTAIIAFLQSAERLKDTLRSGRTAQGRSESTAEHSWRLCLMIMAFERDLADHDIARLLKLAVVHDLGEAIHGDTPATEQHLDPDRNERERRDMAKLCALLPDDISGEMLNLWDDYAGARSPEARLVKGFDKLETMLQHLAGRNASDFNYAFNLSYGTAQTNYHPLLRDLRAIVDGWTRERIDHSHRA from the coding sequence GTGAACGACATCTTGGATAAGACCCAGCGGCTGACGGCGATCATCGCCTTTCTCCAGTCGGCGGAGAGACTAAAGGATACGCTGCGAAGCGGACGTACGGCGCAAGGGCGATCCGAAAGCACTGCGGAACACAGCTGGCGGCTGTGTTTGATGATTATGGCATTTGAGCGCGATCTGGCGGACCATGACATCGCTCGACTTCTCAAGCTTGCCGTCGTCCATGACCTGGGTGAAGCGATCCATGGAGACACACCGGCGACCGAGCAGCATCTGGATCCGGATCGTAACGAACGCGAGCGCCGCGACATGGCTAAGCTCTGCGCGTTGCTTCCGGACGACATCAGCGGGGAAATGCTGAACCTGTGGGACGATTATGCTGGGGCCCGCTCGCCGGAAGCACGATTGGTAAAAGGCTTCGACAAGCTTGAGACGATGCTTCAGCATTTGGCGGGCAGAAACGCTTCTGACTTCAATTATGCGTTCAATCTCAGTTACGGCACCGCGCAGACGAACTATCACCCCTTGCTGCGCGATCTCCGCGCTATAGTTGATGGCTGGACGCGGGAGCGGATCGACCACTCTCATCGCGCATGA